The following proteins come from a genomic window of Dreissena polymorpha isolate Duluth1 chromosome 1, UMN_Dpol_1.0, whole genome shotgun sequence:
- the LOC127839745 gene encoding cyclic nucleotide-gated channel rod photoreceptor subunit alpha-like isoform X2: MAHDAIQMKGIFTDKSVNMADTMVNEDNGHVKDGNHNAKDRWGKLKSAMSNANTLQIKKTRRVRRDDSFLRKFSTRPQFENSISESEQLSGSIHSDNKKHIAVKPFVVHPSGDVMFYWLGAVTLAVLYNLWTCIARQAFHEIQKRHVLIWLCLDGVADFVYLLDIGVQFRTGFLHQGLIVYDYKKLCKNYINNKCFIIDIVSLVPLDLLQFYIGIQPMLRFPRFLKVYRSIRFMHMYESRTGYPNLLRVANLSHILFLGSHWFAAFYYLISEAEDFQEGWAYPKPEGVYAHVTRKYLASLYWSTLTLTTIGDLPPPDTNWQYTFVIVSYLIGVFIFATIVGQVGSVITNRNASRQEFERLLDGAKFYMQMHNVPSDLQKRVQRWYDYVWTRGRLNCHDINSLGLLPDKLKTELALHVNLGTLRKVTIFQKCKPEFLHDLMLKMKAYIFTPEDLICRRGEVAREMFIIVDGVVEIMGDKGTVLTQMSSGDFFGEIGILNLNDGVNRRTADVRSVGYSELFVLSREDVLGALKEHPDAEVIIREYGHRRLKETEKHRQQARSAPGSPDLVQVNGTTNKIHSKTDMSSRKYLNKLKKMPPGVRKFFSLKSRCFSKASHYTQNGKWAYHSSIKNAFYGETSNRGVDNLNRGQKPAGPLDIEQDREQNDVTKSKPPCSPKIADLVLSIFNKTRRRSGYSSVETDDNDNEAIEKERHSNPMTNSAEDYTGPLANSFSQEKRSLSNITNSRNLSFNSKTNRDFSKKSSPVSSAPSIILTQDTDDTSSSESDEEIPRAPSTQFNHPKRSYARNSIPCAMPVDSCDRNTPTMSPRKYSIPPRLDLPIDVHPFRRGSVHNTSDIQLCLEGLKFHIENRLDLLEASCKDTKLLLKKSMAAQEQFMTLIMNSIKTEKNTVSGSPSYKVLPDHNEMRRSQDLAEHVEKQSIKTNEEDASCNRPTADKYAITYNESGDGFSTVHNIQCRIKKIDSSNNDDPYKSGNSASELYITHL; the protein is encoded by the exons ATGGCCCACGATGCGATTCAGATGAAAGGAATATTTACAGACAAGTCAGTGAACATGGCGGATACCATGGTAAATGAAGACAACGGACATGTAAAAGATGGCAACCACAATGCGAAGGATCGTTGGGGTAAATTGAAGTCTGCAATGTCAAACGCAAACACTTTACAGATAAAAAAGACTAGAAGAGTCCGCCGGGATGACTCATTTCTACGAAAGTTCTCTACGCGGCCTCAGTTTGAAAACTCTATTTCAGAGTCTGAGCAGCTCAGTGGCTCGATACATTCAGATAACAAGAAACACATTGCTGTAAAACCATTTGTAGTCCACCCTTCTGGTGACGTGATGTTCTATTGGCTGGGAGCTGTAACATTGGCAGTGTTGTACAATTTGTGGACGTGCATTGCTAGACAAGCATTTCATGAAATACAGAAACGACATGTACTAATCTGGTTGTGTTTAGACGGCGTTGCAGACTTTGTGTACTTGTTGGACATTGGTGTCCAGTTTCGAACTGGCTTTCTCCATCAGGGACTAATAGTGTACGACTATAAAAAGTTATGCAAGAATTATATAAACAACAAATGTTTTATAATAGACATTGTCAGCCTTGTTCCACTCGACTTACTTCAGTTTTATATTGGCATCCAACCGATGTTGCGTTTTCCAAGATTCTTGAAGGTGTACAGAAGTATCCGATTCATGCACATGTACGAATCCCGGACAGGGTATCCGAATCTGTTGCGGGTCGCTAACCTCTCTCACATTCTGTTCTTGGGATCTCACTGGTTCGCAGCATTTTATTATCTTATTTCTGAAGCAGAAGATTTCCAAGAAGGTTGGGCTTATCCCAAGCCAGAAGGCGTGTATGCACATGTAACACGGAAGTACCTGGCCTCGCTTTATTGGTCGACCCTGACACTGACCACCATTGGGGACTTGCCCCCACCGGACACAAACTGGCA ATACACCTTTGTTATCGTGAGTTACTTGATCGGAGTGTTCATTTTTGCTACAATTGTTG GCCAAGTAGGGAGCGTAATCACAAACAGAAATGCCAGTCGCCAAGAGTTCGAACGACTTTTG GATGGCGCAAAGTTTTACATGCAGATGCACAATGTGCCGTCCGACCTTCAAAAACGCGTACAGAGGTGGTACGACTATGTCTGGACTAG AGGACGTTTGAATTGCCATGACATCAACTCCCTGGGCCTCCTTCCTGACAAGTTGAAGACAGAATTAGCATTACATGTGAACCTCGGAACGTTGAGAAAG GTGACGATATTTCAAAAGTGTAAACCAGAATTCCTACACGACCTGATGTTGAAGATGAAAGCTTACATTTTCACACCCGAGGACTTGATATGCAGGCGGGGTGAAGTGGCGAGAGAGATGTTTATTATCGTAGACGGCGTCGTGGAAATAATGGG GGATAAAGGCACAGTTTTGACGCAGATGAGCTCAGGGGACTTCTTTGGAGAAATAGGAATATTAAACCTAAACGATGGAGTAAACAG ACGCACTGCAGATGTGAGGTCTGTGGGTTACTCCGAGCTGTTTGTGCTGTCAAGGGAAGACGTTCTGGGCGCACTTAAGGAACACCCAGACGCAGAG GTAATAATCCGCGAATATGGACATAGGCGTTTGAAAGAAACTGAAAAACACCGCCAACAAGCTCGGAGCGCCCCAGGATCGCCAGACTTGGTTCAAGTGAATGGAACAACAAATAAAATCCACAGTAAAACGGACATGTCGTCCAGAAAGTatttgaataagttaaaaaaaatgcctccAGGAGTAAGAAAATTCTTTAGTCTTAAAAGCAGGTGTTTCTCAAAGGCTTCACATTACACTCAAAATGGGAAATGGGCATACCACTCTTCCATTAAAAACGCGTTCTACGGAGAAACGTCCAACAGAGGCGTTGACAATTTAAACAGAGGTCAAAAACCGGCGGGACCTTTAGATATTGAACAGGACCGAGAGCAAAATGATGTTACAAAATCAAAACCTCCGTGCAGCCCTAAAATCGCAGATTTGGTGCTATCCATATTCAATAAGACACGGCGCAGAAGTGGCTATAGCTCTGTAGAGACGGATGACAATGATAATGAAGCAATAGAGAAAGAAAGGCATTCGAACCCGATGACCAATTCGGCCGAAGACTACACCGGTCCTCTAGCAAATAGTTTTTCTCAGGAAAAAAGGAGTCTGTCAAACATCACAAACTCTCGAAATTTATCATTTAATAGTAAAACCAATCGCGATTTTAGCAAGAAATCTTCCCCAGTCAGTTCTGCCCCGAGTATAATTCTAACACAGGACACTGACGATACATCAAG CAGCGAAAGTGACGAAGAGATTCCTCGTGCTCCTTCTACACAGTTCAATCATCCTAAGAGGTCGTATGCTAGGAACAGCATTCCTTGTGCCATGCCAGTGGACTCCTGTGATCG GAACACACCTACAATGTCTCCGCGGAAATACAGCATACCCCCTCGTCTTGACCTACCGATCGACGTGCATCCATTCCGTAGAGGTTCGGTACACAATACGTCAGACATACAACTGTGCCTGGAGGGGTTGAAATTTCACATAGAAAACAGACTG GATTTGCTGGAAGCATCATGTAAAGACACCAAACTGTTGCTTAAAAAGTCCATGGCGGCCCAAGAACAGTTCATGACTCTTATCATGAACTCGATAAAGACGGAGAAG AATACGGTATCCGGGTCACCAAGTTATAAAGTATTGCCTGATCACAATGAGATGCGACGAAGTCAAGACTTAGCAGAACATGTGGAGAAACAAAGTATTAAAACTAATGAAGAAGATGCGTCTTGCAATCGGCCAACTGCGGACAAATATGCGATAACATACAACGAATCTGGAGATGGTTTCTCTACGGTTCATAACATACAGTGTAGAATCAAAAAGATAGACAGCTCTAACAATGATGATCCGTACAAATCTGGGAACTCTGCTTCCGAACTCTATATAACTCActtgtaa
- the LOC127839745 gene encoding cyclic nucleotide-gated channel rod photoreceptor subunit alpha-like isoform X1 — MLVTEGMAHDAIQMKGIFTDKSVNMADTMVNEDNGHVKDGNHNAKDRWGKLKSAMSNANTLQIKKTRRVRRDDSFLRKFSTRPQFENSISESEQLSGSIHSDNKKHIAVKPFVVHPSGDVMFYWLGAVTLAVLYNLWTCIARQAFHEIQKRHVLIWLCLDGVADFVYLLDIGVQFRTGFLHQGLIVYDYKKLCKNYINNKCFIIDIVSLVPLDLLQFYIGIQPMLRFPRFLKVYRSIRFMHMYESRTGYPNLLRVANLSHILFLGSHWFAAFYYLISEAEDFQEGWAYPKPEGVYAHVTRKYLASLYWSTLTLTTIGDLPPPDTNWQYTFVIVSYLIGVFIFATIVGQVGSVITNRNASRQEFERLLDGAKFYMQMHNVPSDLQKRVQRWYDYVWTRGRLNCHDINSLGLLPDKLKTELALHVNLGTLRKVTIFQKCKPEFLHDLMLKMKAYIFTPEDLICRRGEVAREMFIIVDGVVEIMGDKGTVLTQMSSGDFFGEIGILNLNDGVNRRTADVRSVGYSELFVLSREDVLGALKEHPDAEVIIREYGHRRLKETEKHRQQARSAPGSPDLVQVNGTTNKIHSKTDMSSRKYLNKLKKMPPGVRKFFSLKSRCFSKASHYTQNGKWAYHSSIKNAFYGETSNRGVDNLNRGQKPAGPLDIEQDREQNDVTKSKPPCSPKIADLVLSIFNKTRRRSGYSSVETDDNDNEAIEKERHSNPMTNSAEDYTGPLANSFSQEKRSLSNITNSRNLSFNSKTNRDFSKKSSPVSSAPSIILTQDTDDTSSSESDEEIPRAPSTQFNHPKRSYARNSIPCAMPVDSCDRNTPTMSPRKYSIPPRLDLPIDVHPFRRGSVHNTSDIQLCLEGLKFHIENRLDLLEASCKDTKLLLKKSMAAQEQFMTLIMNSIKTEKNTVSGSPSYKVLPDHNEMRRSQDLAEHVEKQSIKTNEEDASCNRPTADKYAITYNESGDGFSTVHNIQCRIKKIDSSNNDDPYKSGNSASELYITHL, encoded by the exons atgcttgttacagAAGGAATGGCCCACGATGCGATTCAGATGAAAGGAATATTTACAGACAAGTCAGTGAACATGGCGGATACCATGGTAAATGAAGACAACGGACATGTAAAAGATGGCAACCACAATGCGAAGGATCGTTGGGGTAAATTGAAGTCTGCAATGTCAAACGCAAACACTTTACAGATAAAAAAGACTAGAAGAGTCCGCCGGGATGACTCATTTCTACGAAAGTTCTCTACGCGGCCTCAGTTTGAAAACTCTATTTCAGAGTCTGAGCAGCTCAGTGGCTCGATACATTCAGATAACAAGAAACACATTGCTGTAAAACCATTTGTAGTCCACCCTTCTGGTGACGTGATGTTCTATTGGCTGGGAGCTGTAACATTGGCAGTGTTGTACAATTTGTGGACGTGCATTGCTAGACAAGCATTTCATGAAATACAGAAACGACATGTACTAATCTGGTTGTGTTTAGACGGCGTTGCAGACTTTGTGTACTTGTTGGACATTGGTGTCCAGTTTCGAACTGGCTTTCTCCATCAGGGACTAATAGTGTACGACTATAAAAAGTTATGCAAGAATTATATAAACAACAAATGTTTTATAATAGACATTGTCAGCCTTGTTCCACTCGACTTACTTCAGTTTTATATTGGCATCCAACCGATGTTGCGTTTTCCAAGATTCTTGAAGGTGTACAGAAGTATCCGATTCATGCACATGTACGAATCCCGGACAGGGTATCCGAATCTGTTGCGGGTCGCTAACCTCTCTCACATTCTGTTCTTGGGATCTCACTGGTTCGCAGCATTTTATTATCTTATTTCTGAAGCAGAAGATTTCCAAGAAGGTTGGGCTTATCCCAAGCCAGAAGGCGTGTATGCACATGTAACACGGAAGTACCTGGCCTCGCTTTATTGGTCGACCCTGACACTGACCACCATTGGGGACTTGCCCCCACCGGACACAAACTGGCA ATACACCTTTGTTATCGTGAGTTACTTGATCGGAGTGTTCATTTTTGCTACAATTGTTG GCCAAGTAGGGAGCGTAATCACAAACAGAAATGCCAGTCGCCAAGAGTTCGAACGACTTTTG GATGGCGCAAAGTTTTACATGCAGATGCACAATGTGCCGTCCGACCTTCAAAAACGCGTACAGAGGTGGTACGACTATGTCTGGACTAG AGGACGTTTGAATTGCCATGACATCAACTCCCTGGGCCTCCTTCCTGACAAGTTGAAGACAGAATTAGCATTACATGTGAACCTCGGAACGTTGAGAAAG GTGACGATATTTCAAAAGTGTAAACCAGAATTCCTACACGACCTGATGTTGAAGATGAAAGCTTACATTTTCACACCCGAGGACTTGATATGCAGGCGGGGTGAAGTGGCGAGAGAGATGTTTATTATCGTAGACGGCGTCGTGGAAATAATGGG GGATAAAGGCACAGTTTTGACGCAGATGAGCTCAGGGGACTTCTTTGGAGAAATAGGAATATTAAACCTAAACGATGGAGTAAACAG ACGCACTGCAGATGTGAGGTCTGTGGGTTACTCCGAGCTGTTTGTGCTGTCAAGGGAAGACGTTCTGGGCGCACTTAAGGAACACCCAGACGCAGAG GTAATAATCCGCGAATATGGACATAGGCGTTTGAAAGAAACTGAAAAACACCGCCAACAAGCTCGGAGCGCCCCAGGATCGCCAGACTTGGTTCAAGTGAATGGAACAACAAATAAAATCCACAGTAAAACGGACATGTCGTCCAGAAAGTatttgaataagttaaaaaaaatgcctccAGGAGTAAGAAAATTCTTTAGTCTTAAAAGCAGGTGTTTCTCAAAGGCTTCACATTACACTCAAAATGGGAAATGGGCATACCACTCTTCCATTAAAAACGCGTTCTACGGAGAAACGTCCAACAGAGGCGTTGACAATTTAAACAGAGGTCAAAAACCGGCGGGACCTTTAGATATTGAACAGGACCGAGAGCAAAATGATGTTACAAAATCAAAACCTCCGTGCAGCCCTAAAATCGCAGATTTGGTGCTATCCATATTCAATAAGACACGGCGCAGAAGTGGCTATAGCTCTGTAGAGACGGATGACAATGATAATGAAGCAATAGAGAAAGAAAGGCATTCGAACCCGATGACCAATTCGGCCGAAGACTACACCGGTCCTCTAGCAAATAGTTTTTCTCAGGAAAAAAGGAGTCTGTCAAACATCACAAACTCTCGAAATTTATCATTTAATAGTAAAACCAATCGCGATTTTAGCAAGAAATCTTCCCCAGTCAGTTCTGCCCCGAGTATAATTCTAACACAGGACACTGACGATACATCAAG CAGCGAAAGTGACGAAGAGATTCCTCGTGCTCCTTCTACACAGTTCAATCATCCTAAGAGGTCGTATGCTAGGAACAGCATTCCTTGTGCCATGCCAGTGGACTCCTGTGATCG GAACACACCTACAATGTCTCCGCGGAAATACAGCATACCCCCTCGTCTTGACCTACCGATCGACGTGCATCCATTCCGTAGAGGTTCGGTACACAATACGTCAGACATACAACTGTGCCTGGAGGGGTTGAAATTTCACATAGAAAACAGACTG GATTTGCTGGAAGCATCATGTAAAGACACCAAACTGTTGCTTAAAAAGTCCATGGCGGCCCAAGAACAGTTCATGACTCTTATCATGAACTCGATAAAGACGGAGAAG AATACGGTATCCGGGTCACCAAGTTATAAAGTATTGCCTGATCACAATGAGATGCGACGAAGTCAAGACTTAGCAGAACATGTGGAGAAACAAAGTATTAAAACTAATGAAGAAGATGCGTCTTGCAATCGGCCAACTGCGGACAAATATGCGATAACATACAACGAATCTGGAGATGGTTTCTCTACGGTTCATAACATACAGTGTAGAATCAAAAAGATAGACAGCTCTAACAATGATGATCCGTACAAATCTGGGAACTCTGCTTCCGAACTCTATATAACTCActtgtaa